In Cololabis saira isolate AMF1-May2022 chromosome 4, fColSai1.1, whole genome shotgun sequence, one DNA window encodes the following:
- the bloc1s3 gene encoding biogenesis of lysosome-related organelles complex 1 subunit 3, protein MSGRYPIVVQGEASETDSDDEVYITSLSTVQTAAVGAKVPGEASETDSEGEAEQSGRASAVSQESSQILRRDLPPLIVVRDHPDIVSIVEDRPSPSHRSGETLLQQKLQESNSRLYADVGQMVRQVYGNASREVRSATSQLNASQSAIINASHSIRLILDDLKAVSEKIDIITSCQILPDININNPSNYTAAFP, encoded by the exons ATGTCAGGCAGATACCCGATAGTTGTGCAGGGCGAAGCGTCTGAAACGGACTCTGATGATGAAGTGTACATCACTTCCCTGTCTACGGTCCAGACAGCTGCGGTCGGAGCCAAG GTTCCTGGGGAGGCCTCAGAAACGGACAGCGAGGGTGAAGCCGAGCAGTCAGGCCGAGCCTCTGCAGTGAGCCAGGAGAGCTCTCAGATACTGAGAAGAGACCTGCCTCCGCTCATCGTGGTCAGAGATCATCCTGATATCGTGTCCATCGTGGAGGACAGACCGAGCCCTTCACACAGATCAG GTGAGACTCTTTTACAACAGAAGCTGCAGGAGTCTAACAGCCGGCTGTACGCTGATGTGGGACAAATGGTTCGGCAGGTTTATGGCAATGCCAGTAGGGAG GTACGCAGTGCAACATCTCAGCTGAATGCATCCCAGAGCGCCATCATCAATGCATCCCACAGCATCAGGTTAATTCTGGATGACCTGAAGGCTGTGTCTGAGAAGATTGACATCATCACCAGCTGCCAAATACTGCCTGATATTAACATCAACAATCCCAGTAATTACACTGCTGCTTTCCCTTAA
- the trappc6bl gene encoding trafficking protein particle complex subunit 6B, like isoform X1 — protein sequence MSAFYSMADESLFEFLHMEIVSHVYREQQSSKGEMDNKDRAACISVLEGMGFRVGQGLIERLTRDSPSFKDELDVMKFVCKDFWTKVFRRQIDNLRTNHQGTYVLQDNKFTLLTQLSNGKQYMDQAPKYLAFSCGVVRGALCNLGLESVVTAEVSVMPSCKFQVVIQKL from the exons ATGTCAGCTTTTTACAGCATGGCAGACGAGTCCCTGTTTGAGTTTCTGCACATGGAGATCGTGTCCCATGTTTACAGGGAGCAGCAGTCCAGTAAAGGAGAGATGGACAACAAG GACAGAGCTGCTTGTATTTCTGTCTTGGAAGGCATGGGCTTCAGGGTGGGACAAGGACTCATTGAAAG GTTGACCAGGGACTCCCCCAGCTTTAAGGATGAGTTGGATGTCATGAAGTTTGTCTGTAAAGACTTCTGGACGAAGGTGTTCAGGAGGCAAATTGATAACCTCAGAACAAACCAccag GGTACCTATGTCCTGCAGGATAACAAGTTTACCCTACTGACTCAGCTGTCAAATGGAAAGCAGTACATGGATCAGGCTCCCAAG taCCTTGCTTTTTCATGTGGTGTGGTGAGAGGAGCTCTGTGTAACCTTGGTCTGGAGAGCGTGGTGACAGCTGAGGTCTCGGTCATGCCGTCCT GTAAATTTCAGGTGGTCATCCAGAAGTTGTGA
- the trappc6bl gene encoding trafficking protein particle complex subunit 6B, like isoform X2, producing MADESLFEFLHMEIVSHVYREQQSSKGEMDNKDRAACISVLEGMGFRVGQGLIERLTRDSPSFKDELDVMKFVCKDFWTKVFRRQIDNLRTNHQGTYVLQDNKFTLLTQLSNGKQYMDQAPKYLAFSCGVVRGALCNLGLESVVTAEVSVMPSCKFQVVIQKL from the exons ATGGCAGACGAGTCCCTGTTTGAGTTTCTGCACATGGAGATCGTGTCCCATGTTTACAGGGAGCAGCAGTCCAGTAAAGGAGAGATGGACAACAAG GACAGAGCTGCTTGTATTTCTGTCTTGGAAGGCATGGGCTTCAGGGTGGGACAAGGACTCATTGAAAG GTTGACCAGGGACTCCCCCAGCTTTAAGGATGAGTTGGATGTCATGAAGTTTGTCTGTAAAGACTTCTGGACGAAGGTGTTCAGGAGGCAAATTGATAACCTCAGAACAAACCAccag GGTACCTATGTCCTGCAGGATAACAAGTTTACCCTACTGACTCAGCTGTCAAATGGAAAGCAGTACATGGATCAGGCTCCCAAG taCCTTGCTTTTTCATGTGGTGTGGTGAGAGGAGCTCTGTGTAACCTTGGTCTGGAGAGCGTGGTGACAGCTGAGGTCTCGGTCATGCCGTCCT GTAAATTTCAGGTGGTCATCCAGAAGTTGTGA
- the zgc:114130 gene encoding mRNA decay activator protein ZFP36L1 — protein MPSNSPNQFSDLEEMMCKHLLNLDLREQNRPSPSLGLAMTPGCVGDLCRSSSFSLSSLPSIPTDAADSLFLTTSQWMQQSEGPLPPQLGNSTQWGKSGFLSQRSVSMVETGSAPGASLSWPGTDLNLSQSDLSLSVLNSGSSSSTSSVSSSSSRYKTELCRSFTENGLCKYGGKCQFAHGAEELRDLNRHPKYKTEPCRTFHTIGFCPYGIRCHFVHNNEEENKPSFSRSSSSSSSSNIPQQPPSTTRSHRPALLRQSFSFAGFPSAPQQLLQPALTSHAPVPAAASFTRAPSASPPSCADITDLLSHAFLEMDSPAHQYQAPRGQATPTDPWSPFLPSPDSGYSPCGLSPTDSHSLRQSPGAAGALPGPMGTRSLSYTSLSDPDQDGGSSASSLSGSESSGGNNEANGKRLAVFSQLSVPEDTAGLSL, from the coding sequence CATTTACTGAATCTTGACCTCAGGGAGCAGAACAGACCGTCTCCATCTCTCGGCCTGGCGATGACACCAGGTTGCGTGGGTGATCTGTGTAGAAgttcctccttttctctgtCGTCGCTgccctccatccccacggatgCTGCAGATAGTCTGTTTCTGACCACCAGCCAGTGGATGCAGCAGTCAGAAGGTCCCCTGCCGCCTCAGCTCGGTAATTCCACACAGTGGGGAAAGTCGGGCTTCCTTTCTCAGCGCTCTGTCAGCATGGTGGAGACGGGCAGCGCACCAGGAGCAAGTCTAAGCTGGCCTGGGACTGACTTGAATTTATCTCAAAGTGACCTGAGCCTCTCTGTACTCAATAGCGGCTCTTCCTCATCTACATCGTCGGTTTCCAGCTCCTCTTCACGGTATAAAACTGAACTGTGTCGGTCCTTCACCGAGAATGGCTTGTGCAAGTATGGAGGAAAGTGCCAGTTCGCTCACGGGGCGGAAGAGCTGCGAGATCTTAACAGACATCCAAAGTATAAAACAGAGCCATGTCGTACCTTTCACACCATTGGCTTCTGCCCCTATGGGATCCGCTGTCACTTTGTCCACAACAATGAGGAAGAAAATAAACCCTCCTTCTCTCGCTCCTCgtcatcttcttcctcctccaacaTTCCTCAACAGCCACCTTCCACCACCCGCTCACACAGGCCTGCTCTCCTCAGGCAGAGTTTCAGCTTTGCTGGCTTTCCCTCTGCtcctcagcagctcctccagcctgCTCTAACCAGCCATGCTCCTGTTCCTGCTGCCGCCTCGTTCACACGTGCCCCATCGGCCTCTCCTCCGTCCTGCGCCGACATTACAGACCTCCTCTCCCACGCCTTCCTAGAGATGGACTCTCCTGCCCACCAATACCAAGCCCCCAGGGGCCAAGCTACCCCAACTGACCCATGGTCTCCATTCCTGCCTTCCCCTGATTCTGGCTATTCCCCGTGTGGGCTATCGCCCACTGACTCACACTCCCTTAGGCAGAGCCCCGGTGCCGCTGGGGCTCTCCCAGGACCAATGGGCACCCGATCCCTGTCCTACACCTCTCTGTCAGACCCGGACCAGGATGGAGGAAGCTCTGCTAGTTCGCTCAGTGGCTCTGAATCCTCCGGGGGCAATAATGAAGCCAATGGCAAACGTCTGGCAGTGTTCAGTCAGCTCTCTGTGCCCGAGGATACAGCTGGCCTTTCTCTTTAG